In one window of Desulfovibrio inopinatus DSM 10711 DNA:
- a CDS encoding DEAD/DEAH box helicase: protein MKQRDVNEYIEALKAAERLSAVVTEHRVVEGHDAVFGEPVRPWPTVVRELLEQRGISQLYAHQARAADLVRAGKNIVAATPTASGKTLTYTLPVLDQILRDRGSRALYLFPLKALAQDQLRVVNTLLNGLPASARPRAAIYDGDTSANERKKLRKDPPHILMTNPEMVHLSLLPHHQSWAGLFGGLTHVVVDEVHTYRGVMGSNMAHVFRRMHRVCGRFGAQPTYIFCSATIGNPEELTRNLTGLECEPILESGAPAGRRHYVFLDPLDSASSAAITLLRAALARELRTIVYTQSRKMTELLAMWVAEKAGDYASRISAYRSGFLPEERREIEAKMALGELLAVISTSALELGIDIGELDLCIMVGYPGSIMATFQRGGRVGRSQRDSAVILVAGEDALDQYFVHHPQELFDRPAESAVINPDNPVIAGRHIECAAAELPLSDGEAYLQGETGKTASQLELQGRLLRNAEGDTIYSARTAPHRDVGLRGAGKRFVIELQDGDRRTTIGEIDEYRACRETHPGAVYLHRGQVLLVDDLNLAEGTVTVVRQRVDYFTRVRGNKETEILSVDDEACAFGMRVFRGRLRVTEHVTGYEKRQTRGNRLMTIVPLDLPPFVFETEGFWFAVPRAVQDEVDRQLYHFRGGIHAVEHAVIGFLPLVVMTDRNDLGGISTELHPQLGRAAVFVYDGVPGGVGLTRQAFAKAEDVMRGTLAAIAGCECETGCPSCVHSPKCGSGNRPIDKAAAECILRLLDEQTCEPEAVTVDISPANGPEQDVRPAQDATSVLLGATSTLSAELKEHGMANIIVPKRYGVLDVETRRSAEEVGGWGKASKMGVSVAVLYDSEHDRFDRYEEDAVPALIERMQSLDLVIGFNVLRFDYRVLGGITRFSAKSIPTLDLLDAIKNRLGYRVSLDNLAQATFGVPKSADGLQALQWWKEGNLEDIAKYCTEDVRLTRDLYLYGKEHGHVLFTNKTKKIVRVPTGW, encoded by the coding sequence ATGAAGCAACGCGACGTCAACGAATATATTGAGGCACTCAAGGCCGCCGAGCGATTGTCGGCAGTTGTGACTGAGCATCGTGTGGTCGAAGGTCATGATGCGGTCTTTGGCGAACCGGTACGGCCATGGCCAACGGTCGTTCGAGAGCTTTTGGAACAACGTGGCATCTCTCAGCTCTATGCACACCAGGCTCGGGCTGCCGATCTTGTCCGGGCAGGAAAAAATATCGTTGCGGCGACGCCCACGGCGAGTGGGAAAACGCTAACATACACGCTTCCCGTTCTTGATCAGATTCTACGCGACCGAGGAAGTCGCGCGCTCTATCTTTTTCCCTTGAAAGCGCTTGCGCAGGACCAGCTACGGGTGGTCAACACGTTGCTCAATGGTTTGCCGGCTTCGGCACGGCCCAGAGCTGCCATTTATGATGGGGATACCTCGGCTAACGAGCGCAAGAAACTGCGTAAGGACCCACCGCACATTCTCATGACCAACCCGGAAATGGTGCATCTCTCGCTGTTGCCACATCATCAAAGTTGGGCGGGTTTATTCGGCGGGCTGACCCATGTTGTCGTGGACGAAGTCCATACGTATCGAGGCGTCATGGGATCGAATATGGCACATGTCTTTCGGCGTATGCACCGGGTATGCGGCCGCTTCGGCGCGCAACCGACGTATATTTTTTGTTCGGCAACCATTGGAAATCCTGAAGAGTTGACCCGAAATTTGACCGGCTTGGAGTGTGAGCCCATTTTGGAGAGTGGTGCTCCGGCTGGTCGGCGCCATTATGTATTTCTCGATCCGCTCGACAGTGCATCATCCGCCGCGATTACGCTACTTCGTGCGGCGTTGGCACGAGAACTTCGCACCATTGTCTATACGCAATCGCGTAAAATGACCGAACTGCTCGCCATGTGGGTGGCTGAGAAAGCTGGCGATTATGCCTCGCGGATTAGTGCCTATCGGTCGGGGTTTCTTCCGGAAGAACGGCGAGAGATTGAAGCGAAAATGGCATTGGGTGAGTTGTTGGCCGTTATTTCAACAAGTGCCTTGGAACTCGGCATTGATATCGGGGAACTCGACCTTTGTATTATGGTGGGCTACCCCGGTTCCATCATGGCAACCTTTCAGCGCGGCGGCCGGGTTGGCCGAAGTCAACGAGACAGTGCTGTAATCCTGGTTGCGGGCGAGGACGCGTTGGATCAGTATTTCGTCCATCATCCTCAAGAACTATTTGATCGACCTGCCGAATCTGCCGTTATTAATCCGGACAATCCCGTCATCGCTGGCCGTCACATCGAATGCGCTGCCGCAGAACTTCCTTTGAGCGATGGAGAAGCCTATCTTCAAGGCGAAACCGGGAAGACCGCATCACAATTGGAACTCCAAGGACGATTGTTGCGCAACGCCGAGGGAGACACCATCTATAGCGCGCGTACCGCGCCACATCGAGATGTCGGTCTGCGTGGTGCAGGAAAACGGTTTGTCATTGAATTACAGGATGGGGACCGGCGCACTACCATCGGCGAGATCGACGAATATCGGGCGTGTCGGGAGACGCATCCCGGTGCGGTGTATCTGCATCGTGGACAGGTACTCCTTGTGGATGATCTTAATCTAGCCGAAGGGACGGTGACGGTTGTCCGGCAACGCGTCGATTATTTCACGCGGGTGCGAGGCAATAAAGAAACCGAAATCCTCAGTGTTGACGACGAAGCGTGTGCATTTGGCATGCGTGTTTTTCGCGGGAGACTTCGTGTTACTGAACATGTGACGGGCTATGAAAAACGCCAGACGCGTGGCAATCGCCTGATGACCATTGTCCCGCTCGACCTCCCGCCGTTTGTCTTCGAGACGGAAGGTTTTTGGTTTGCTGTCCCCCGTGCCGTCCAAGACGAAGTTGATCGGCAACTCTACCATTTTCGCGGTGGTATTCATGCGGTTGAGCATGCGGTGATCGGGTTTTTACCTCTTGTCGTCATGACGGATCGTAATGATCTCGGAGGAATCTCCACGGAACTTCATCCGCAGCTCGGCCGGGCTGCAGTTTTTGTGTATGACGGTGTCCCCGGTGGTGTTGGGCTGACCCGACAGGCGTTTGCGAAAGCGGAAGACGTTATGCGCGGGACATTGGCTGCCATTGCAGGGTGTGAATGTGAGACCGGGTGTCCATCCTGTGTTCACTCGCCGAAATGCGGATCAGGAAACCGACCTATTGATAAAGCCGCGGCAGAATGTATCCTGCGATTACTTGACGAACAAACATGTGAACCGGAAGCGGTAACGGTCGATATATCGCCAGCCAATGGCCCCGAACAGGACGTTCGCCCAGCACAAGACGCGACTTCCGTATTGTTGGGAGCCACCTCGACGTTGTCCGCTGAACTTAAGGAGCATGGAATGGCCAATATCATTGTACCCAAGCGCTACGGTGTCCTGGACGTTGAAACCCGACGCTCGGCCGAAGAGGTTGGCGGATGGGGAAAAGCCTCCAAAATGGGAGTCTCGGTGGCGGTTTTATACGATAGTGAACACGATCGCTTCGATCGCTATGAGGAAGACGCTGTTCCTGCGCTGATAGAACGCATGCAATCTCTTGATCTGGTTATTGGCTTCAATGTGCTTCGCTTTGACTATCGAGTTCTTGGGGGCATTACTCGATTCTCCGCCAAGTCCATACCGACGTTGGACCTGCTTGATGCCATTAAAAATCGCCTTGGATATCGTGTTTCGCTTGATAACCTTGCTCAAGCAACGTTCGGCGTTCCGAAAAGTGCCGATGGTCTGCAGGCGCTTCAATGGTGGAAAGAAGGCAACCTTGAAGATATTGCCAAGTATTGTACAGAAGACGTTCGCCTCACTCGCGACTTGTATTTATATGGTAAAGAGCACGGTCATGTGCTCTTTACCAATAAGACGAAAAAAATCGTTCGTGTCCCAACAGGCTGGTAA